The Novosphingobium sp. THN1 genome includes a window with the following:
- a CDS encoding nucleotidyltransferase and HEPN domain-containing protein: MRTALDHLPPHKQREIERVVQLVFEEFEDSFALARREWKKQGRILKVVLYGSYARGGWVDEPHTAKGYKSDYDLLIIVNDARLTDRVKYWSRLDERLMREYGVTGTLKTPVNFIVHTLGEVNDGLAHGRYFFIDVARDGIALYQADEEELHQPKPKTPQQAAAMAREYFEEWFPNSLRRFESAKFLLDKGYEKQAAFDLHQTTEGLYHCVLLTVTFYTPHVHNLGFLRTQAERLDRRLVHVWPADNRKQRAMFVKLKEAYVKARYSKHYRISGEELAWLAMQVEELGRVVHAICSERIAELEAQVRRQTV, encoded by the coding sequence ATGCGTACCGCTCTCGATCATCTTCCACCACACAAGCAACGTGAGATCGAGCGCGTCGTCCAGCTTGTTTTCGAGGAGTTTGAAGACAGCTTTGCTCTGGCGCGCCGCGAATGGAAGAAACAGGGCCGGATCCTCAAGGTCGTACTTTACGGCTCCTATGCGCGCGGCGGTTGGGTAGACGAGCCGCACACCGCCAAGGGCTACAAGTCTGACTACGACCTCCTCATCATCGTCAACGATGCGCGGCTGACCGACCGGGTAAAGTACTGGTCGCGGCTCGATGAGCGCCTGATGCGCGAGTACGGGGTGACCGGCACGCTCAAGACGCCCGTCAACTTCATCGTCCACACGCTGGGCGAGGTGAACGATGGGCTGGCGCACGGGCGCTACTTCTTCATCGACGTCGCCAGGGACGGCATCGCGCTCTACCAGGCGGACGAGGAGGAGCTGCATCAGCCTAAGCCCAAGACGCCTCAGCAAGCTGCGGCGATGGCACGAGAGTATTTCGAGGAGTGGTTTCCAAACTCCTTGAGGCGTTTCGAAAGCGCGAAATTTCTGCTGGATAAGGGATATGAAAAGCAAGCTGCGTTCGATTTGCATCAGACCACGGAGGGCCTGTACCACTGTGTTTTGCTCACGGTGACGTTCTACACGCCGCACGTGCATAATCTCGGTTTCTTGCGCACCCAGGCCGAACGGCTCGATCGGCGGCTTGTCCATGTGTGGCCGGCGGACAACCGCAAGCAGCGCGCAATGTTTGTGAAACTCAAGGAAGCCTATGTGAAGGCCCGGTATTCCAAGCATTACCGTATTTCTGGCGAGGAACTGGCTTGGCTTGCTATGCAGGTCGAGGAACTCGGTCGCGTTGTCCACGCAATCTGCTCAGAGCGCATAGCCGAACTCGAAGCGCAGGTCCGGCGGCAGACGGTCTGA
- a CDS encoding TonB-dependent siderophore receptor: MPDGASALYGSDAVAGVVNVILRRNYSGLATSAQIGAATNGGYFRQQADVAGGTQWSSGGAMLAYDYAHNSAISAGQRNYASSLDARASLYPEQRRHAALMTLHQDLGERLTFSMDVLYSRRTSRTIGGTASSRYLFAPRVTTFSIAPELRLEAGGDWSIKLLGAFGRDRTRYHTTFTPSGSMPTVTQGCYCNDATSAEVNATGPLFALAGGPARLAIGGGYRDNGMSFTRVVGATLAQAFDVSRHSVYGFGEVFLPFVSSENGIAGINRLSLSAAMRYEDYPGMAHVATPRLGLIYAPVRDVTLKASWARSFKAPTLYQQYVGYQAYLLPAAAFGAGTGAQTVLYTSGGNPVLKPERARSWTAGFVISPAALPNLTFEASYFDIRYRDRVVQPIAGSIAAAFTDPAYASLIDRDPAAGRLSQLIEGAQLGLQNFTGRPYDPAAVVALVDNRNLNVAIQHIKGVDASFSWHKDLGSDRSLTANLAGSWLDSGQQVNAALPEADLAGTLFNPPKFRGRGSVAYQSREVLASAYVNYTGALADRRFATPVRIAPQATVDLALRYTAIAGAGDEPGLALSLVVNNVANKKPQIIRTTGPTDTPYDSTNYSPIGRFVALGLSRRW, translated from the coding sequence GTGCCCGATGGTGCCTCGGCCCTCTATGGTTCGGATGCCGTAGCCGGTGTCGTCAACGTGATCCTGCGGCGTAACTACAGCGGCCTTGCAACGTCCGCCCAGATCGGCGCCGCAACCAATGGCGGCTATTTTCGCCAGCAAGCCGATGTCGCGGGCGGCACGCAATGGTCCTCCGGCGGCGCCATGCTGGCTTATGACTATGCGCACAATTCCGCGATCTCTGCGGGGCAGCGCAATTATGCATCCTCGCTCGACGCCAGGGCATCGTTGTACCCTGAGCAAAGGCGCCACGCCGCGCTGATGACGCTTCACCAGGATTTGGGTGAGCGCCTCACCTTCAGCATGGATGTGCTCTATTCGAGGCGGACATCGCGTACGATCGGCGGTACCGCATCTTCGCGCTATCTGTTCGCGCCGCGGGTCACCACGTTTTCCATCGCGCCAGAGCTGCGATTGGAAGCAGGAGGTGACTGGAGCATCAAGCTCTTGGGAGCCTTCGGGCGCGACCGCACCCGCTACCATACCACCTTCACCCCCTCGGGTAGCATGCCCACGGTAACCCAGGGTTGCTACTGCAACGATGCCACTTCGGCAGAAGTCAACGCGACCGGCCCGCTCTTCGCACTTGCCGGTGGTCCCGCTCGCCTCGCCATCGGCGGCGGCTATCGCGACAATGGCATGAGCTTCACGCGGGTTGTCGGAGCGACCTTGGCCCAGGCCTTCGATGTGTCGCGCCACAGCGTCTATGGATTCGGGGAAGTGTTCCTGCCCTTTGTTTCTTCAGAAAACGGCATCGCCGGGATCAACCGGCTCAGCCTGTCAGCCGCCATGCGCTACGAAGACTACCCGGGCATGGCGCACGTTGCGACGCCGCGTCTCGGGCTGATCTACGCGCCAGTGCGCGACGTCACCTTGAAGGCCTCGTGGGCGCGCTCGTTCAAGGCGCCAACGCTGTACCAACAATATGTCGGGTACCAGGCCTATCTTCTGCCTGCAGCTGCCTTCGGCGCCGGCACCGGCGCCCAGACGGTTCTCTATACCAGCGGCGGCAATCCTGTCCTGAAGCCCGAGCGGGCGCGTTCGTGGACGGCCGGGTTCGTGATCAGCCCCGCTGCTTTGCCCAACCTGACCTTCGAAGCGAGCTATTTCGACATCCGTTATCGCGACAGGGTTGTCCAGCCCATTGCCGGTTCGATAGCAGCTGCCTTTACCGATCCTGCGTACGCTTCCCTGATCGATCGCGATCCCGCTGCAGGTCGACTGAGCCAGCTCATAGAAGGGGCACAGCTCGGTCTGCAGAACTTTACGGGCCGCCCCTATGATCCCGCCGCGGTCGTCGCGCTGGTCGACAATCGCAATCTCAATGTCGCCATCCAGCACATCAAAGGGGTCGATGCGTCTTTCAGCTGGCACAAGGACCTGGGATCGGATCGTTCGCTCACGGCCAATCTTGCCGGCTCGTGGCTCGACAGCGGCCAACAGGTCAACGCGGCGTTGCCCGAGGCCGATCTTGCGGGAACCCTGTTCAATCCGCCGAAGTTCCGCGGTCGCGGCAGCGTCGCTTACCAGTCGCGTGAGGTTCTGGCCTCGGCCTATGTCAATTACACCGGTGCACTTGCCGACCGCCGCTTCGCGACGCCTGTGCGCATTGCACCACAAGCAACAGTCGATCTTGCGCTGCGTTATACCGCGATTGCAGGTGCCGGTGACGAACCAGGTCTGGCCCTCTCGCTTGTCGTCAACAACGTCGCCAACAAGAAGCCGCAGATCATTCGCACGACGGGGCCGACCGACACGCCCTATGATTCGACCAACTACTCCCCGATTGGCCGATTTGTGGCCCTCGGCTTGTCGAGGCGGTGGTGA
- a CDS encoding STN domain-containing protein → MTCSPLRLASLLGGACILLTAMPAAAQEARYDFEISETDLGAALMAVAARAGWQVYAPADAVSSRRVEPLRGTMTVEDAVARLLSGTGLRASFSNRTIVITMPDKAAFPADADAPIVVTGSLIRGAEVAAPVIRLSRETIVAAGQTDSGEALRAIPQNFAGGQNPGSEQVRA, encoded by the coding sequence ATGACCTGCTCACCCCTACGGCTTGCCAGCTTACTTGGCGGCGCATGCATCCTGCTGACGGCCATGCCCGCTGCGGCGCAAGAGGCACGCTATGATTTCGAGATTTCCGAGACTGACCTCGGTGCAGCGCTCATGGCTGTAGCTGCCAGGGCAGGGTGGCAGGTCTATGCTCCGGCCGATGCCGTCAGCAGCCGTCGGGTCGAGCCCTTGCGCGGCACCATGACAGTCGAGGACGCCGTAGCCAGGCTTCTGTCAGGAACCGGGCTGCGGGCAAGTTTCTCGAACCGCACGATCGTCATTACCATGCCCGACAAGGCCGCATTCCCCGCTGATGCCGATGCGCCGATTGTCGTCACGGGGTCCTTGATCCGTGGTGCCGAAGTGGCAGCGCCGGTGATCAGGTTATCGCGCGAGACCATCGTCGCTGCTGGGCAAACCGATTCTGGCGAAGCCCTACGTGCGATCCCGCAAAATTTTGCCGGTGGCCAGAACCCGGGGTCGGAACAGGTGCGGGCCTGA
- a CDS encoding RNA polymerase sigma factor encodes MSPRDSTLDQAYREEQARLKRYFDWKAGPDASADLVQDVFVRALGRSQSERLENPAGYLWRIAQNLLIDTLRVRKRRGPQVQFDEAQHSPDLADQAAILEAAQLQLRYETALAALPKRTRDIFLMHRVDELTYQEIALATGLTPAGVEYHMSKALAHLAKRLAVHR; translated from the coding sequence ATGTCGCCACGCGACAGCACGCTCGACCAGGCGTACCGCGAAGAGCAGGCCAGGTTGAAGCGCTACTTCGATTGGAAGGCAGGGCCAGACGCATCCGCAGACCTGGTCCAGGATGTCTTTGTCAGAGCCTTGGGCAGAAGTCAGAGTGAGCGCCTAGAGAACCCCGCAGGCTATCTCTGGCGGATTGCCCAGAACCTCTTGATTGACACGTTGCGTGTCCGAAAGCGGCGAGGGCCGCAAGTCCAGTTCGACGAAGCGCAGCATTCGCCCGATCTTGCCGATCAGGCAGCGATCCTTGAAGCTGCCCAGTTGCAGTTACGCTACGAGACGGCACTGGCGGCACTCCCCAAGAGGACGCGCGACATATTCCTGATGCACCGGGTCGATGAGCTGACCTATCAGGAGATAGCTCTGGCCACAGGCCTCACCCCTGCGGGGGTCGAATATCACATGTCGAAGGCGCTTGCACATCTTGCCAAACGTCTCGCAGTGCACAGGTGA
- a CDS encoding prolyl oligopeptidase family serine peptidase yields the protein MLAAKGFAVLSFARPDFPAWVMEAKDEQELRARNRTDWLDRRSVQSSLEMAIAQALATGAVDADRMGISGFSDGTSTTQWALINSKLFKVASLGACCEDMISYPLAAGPYFERFGREMGYRFFEGDARDFWKPMSLVLNADRIEAPILVQTGDSEYEAGLDVFAALRKQGKAIEMIVLENEPHFKWQPAHRPAIYERSVDWFRFWLMHELDCTPDKGDQYERWKAMPGAPPAEALRCG from the coding sequence GTGCTCGCCGCGAAGGGATTTGCGGTGCTGAGCTTTGCCCGTCCAGACTTTCCGGCCTGGGTCATGGAGGCAAAGGACGAGCAGGAACTGCGGGCGCGCAATCGTACCGACTGGCTCGATCGCCGAAGCGTGCAGTCCTCGCTCGAGATGGCCATTGCACAGGCCCTCGCCACAGGCGCTGTTGATGCCGACCGGATGGGGATCAGCGGGTTCAGCGACGGGACGTCCACCACCCAATGGGCGCTGATCAATTCGAAGCTGTTCAAGGTCGCGAGCCTGGGTGCGTGCTGCGAGGATATGATCTCCTATCCGCTCGCAGCAGGCCCCTATTTCGAGAGGTTCGGGCGCGAAATGGGCTACCGCTTCTTCGAGGGCGACGCCCGGGATTTCTGGAAGCCGATGTCATTGGTACTCAACGCGGACAGGATTGAGGCACCGATTTTGGTCCAGACCGGCGACAGCGAATACGAGGCGGGTCTCGATGTCTTTGCTGCCTTGCGCAAGCAGGGCAAGGCCATCGAAATGATCGTGCTGGAGAACGAGCCGCATTTCAAATGGCAACCTGCGCACCGGCCTGCGATCTACGAGCGTTCGGTCGACTGGTTTCGCTTCTGGTTGATGCACGAGCTGGATTGCACACCTGACAAGGGTGATCAGTACGAGCGCTGGAAGGCCATGCCCGGCGCGCCTCCAGCCGAGGCCCTGCGTTGCGGATAA
- a CDS encoding asparagine synthase-related protein: protein MIGYLFERTTGRHVTRLPRDILQRHDPSSFALWLTSQCWGAYVALLVEGLHLRVYPDPSGLLPVYRSEIAEGQACTSDLTLLNSHCSPKPRVSWHDLASHLQRPDWRDQRTCLAGIEELPAGQMTSWTNEGATSVAVWHATQFMPDKETQAFDELAVELRNTAQRVMRAWGSVSGRLLVSASGGVDSSLIAAALATVGQDFACLTIATGDPSGDERVPVRMLANALGVECFEACYTPERVDLAAPVSLGLARPSGKAFMQEVRRHAIKAAGRSGASAVVDGNGGDNLFCYLHSAAPILDRWRSEGLSHGAAATYLDMCRIAQTTVPAMARALSMRARRGSRPAAWAADRRLLASDVPDFGTPEVIADLAQAVPLTHPGKIDHLTLLLRTQNFIHSASGPADPLQFSPLMSQPLLELCLSIPTWIWCHGGINRALARAAFAQELPAAVVRRVSKAGPDSVMRVIFAHNRTLIRDMLLGGLLRANGLLDAAAIEQAIASDPHGKEPTIYRLLDLVEAEAWARSWQP, encoded by the coding sequence GTGATCGGCTATCTCTTCGAGAGGACGACAGGCCGCCACGTGACCCGCTTGCCTCGAGATATCCTGCAGCGTCATGACCCATCAAGCTTCGCGCTATGGCTAACGAGCCAATGTTGGGGCGCCTACGTCGCCTTGCTCGTCGAGGGACTGCACTTGCGCGTTTACCCGGACCCTTCCGGACTGCTCCCAGTGTATCGATCGGAGATCGCCGAGGGTCAGGCTTGCACGAGCGATCTCACGCTGCTCAATTCGCATTGCTCCCCGAAACCCCGTGTTTCCTGGCATGACTTGGCTTCACATCTCCAACGGCCAGATTGGCGCGATCAGCGAACCTGCCTTGCCGGCATCGAAGAACTGCCCGCCGGACAAATGACGTCGTGGACCAACGAAGGCGCAACGTCGGTAGCCGTGTGGCATGCTACCCAATTCATGCCGGACAAAGAGACACAAGCCTTTGACGAATTGGCCGTTGAATTGCGCAATACGGCGCAACGCGTCATGCGAGCGTGGGGAAGCGTATCTGGCCGCCTGCTGGTATCGGCTTCGGGCGGAGTCGATTCCTCGCTGATCGCCGCCGCGCTTGCGACCGTCGGTCAGGACTTCGCTTGCCTGACGATTGCAACGGGCGATCCCAGCGGCGACGAGCGCGTGCCTGTGCGGATGCTTGCCAATGCGTTGGGCGTCGAATGCTTCGAGGCTTGCTACACTCCCGAAAGGGTCGATCTGGCCGCTCCGGTTTCGCTGGGCTTGGCGCGCCCCTCTGGCAAGGCGTTCATGCAGGAAGTCCGGCGCCACGCAATCAAAGCCGCTGGCCGGTCTGGGGCCAGCGCGGTCGTCGATGGCAATGGCGGCGACAATCTGTTCTGCTATCTGCATTCTGCGGCGCCGATCCTCGACCGTTGGCGTAGCGAGGGCCTGTCGCACGGCGCGGCGGCAACTTATCTCGACATGTGTCGGATCGCGCAAACGACCGTGCCGGCCATGGCGCGCGCATTGTCCATGCGGGCGCGCCGCGGAAGTCGGCCTGCGGCATGGGCGGCAGATCGGCGATTGCTGGCAAGCGATGTGCCCGATTTTGGCACCCCCGAGGTGATTGCGGACTTGGCGCAGGCGGTTCCACTCACCCACCCCGGCAAGATCGATCACCTGACATTGCTCCTGCGCACGCAGAACTTCATTCATTCCGCCAGCGGTCCTGCAGACCCGCTGCAGTTCTCACCCTTGATGAGCCAACCCCTTCTTGAGCTGTGTCTGTCGATCCCAACGTGGATCTGGTGCCACGGCGGGATCAACCGGGCGCTGGCCCGTGCTGCCTTCGCGCAAGAACTGCCCGCCGCGGTCGTACGCCGCGTGTCCAAGGCCGGCCCCGACAGTGTCATGCGCGTGATCTTCGCGCACAATCGGACGCTGATCAGGGACATGCTTCTCGGTGGCCTGTTGAGGGCCAACGGACTACTCGATGCAGCCGCGATTGAGCAGGCCATAGCCAGCGACCCACATGGAAAAGAGCCCACCATCTACCGCCTGTTGGATCTTGTCGAAGCCGAAGCCTGGGCGCGCTCATGGCAACCTTGA
- a CDS encoding GntR family transcriptional regulator, whose product MSPAHVLEPTYASIKQKLLDGAWPPGSRLESGRIADLVGVSMTPVRDSLNRLVGERLVDLQPGFGFHVPRLCTFDLRELLELNLVLVRPAMKRMEHAEPTEIPSRSADLALRSRAVFSYIAAAARNEALTDAIESLNDRLHPFRRIEAEVLCDAKQEVADLEAMLINSPSRQTAVAMRRYHQRRISAAPRLVAMLQQVHPTRS is encoded by the coding sequence ATGAGCCCGGCGCATGTCCTCGAGCCGACATACGCGTCCATCAAGCAAAAGTTGCTGGATGGAGCCTGGCCACCAGGCTCTCGCCTGGAGAGCGGACGGATCGCCGACCTGGTGGGCGTAAGCATGACCCCGGTTCGCGACAGTCTCAATCGACTTGTTGGCGAGCGTTTAGTGGACCTGCAGCCAGGTTTCGGCTTCCATGTGCCGCGGCTGTGCACTTTCGATCTTCGCGAACTGCTCGAGCTCAACCTTGTGTTGGTTCGCCCTGCGATGAAGCGTATGGAGCACGCCGAGCCAACTGAAATCCCAAGCAGAAGCGCCGACCTGGCTCTGCGCTCGCGCGCAGTGTTCAGCTACATCGCCGCCGCCGCGCGCAACGAGGCTCTGACCGACGCAATAGAGTCGCTCAATGATCGCCTTCATCCTTTCCGGCGGATCGAGGCCGAGGTCTTGTGCGACGCTAAACAGGAAGTCGCAGATCTCGAGGCCATGTTGATAAACTCACCCAGTCGGCAAACTGCGGTTGCGATGCGGCGTTATCATCAGCGCCGGATTTCCGCGGCGCCACGCCTCGTTGCGATGTTACAGCAAGTTCATCCGACCAGAAGCTGA
- a CDS encoding Atxe2 family lasso peptide isopeptidase: MRTELTSSDLATVADIGRSDPNESTSPFGVSPDGKQIAFLVRRANPRANAFCQKLIVASLAREGAPPREVDRGGAFIRATFALRNFPVVGAGYAQVITPRWSPDGQRIAFLKRISDQTQVWTVNVAGNAPARQATALPDDVEDFRWSTDGKALVAQTRPSLRETNARIGAEARTGFVFDDRFSPQFADRPLPTGPMVMSYTAVDDAGFVRPATDAEIGAFGNQRATPGDEIPVGARGFTKRGDGGAAWIESKAPGRLIAPTRLVLRLPGGATRLCDTALCDGARHLWWAANTGDLYVLQKTGWGQSQTGLLRWNVSWPRPKRVFVTEDALIGCTMSGPELVCAREGAARPRRLVAIDPATGRERLIHDPNRDWSRFTLGAVQRLRFRNTFGVESFADLVLPPDHGRGQKHPSLSSSTAATDSFAAAPVMRSLSRCSPRRDLRC, from the coding sequence ATGAGGACCGAGCTCACTTCAAGCGATTTGGCGACTGTCGCCGATATCGGGCGTTCGGATCCCAACGAGTCCACCAGCCCATTTGGGGTATCGCCCGACGGGAAGCAGATCGCCTTCCTTGTGCGCCGGGCCAATCCGCGAGCCAATGCCTTCTGCCAGAAGTTGATAGTCGCGAGCCTGGCCAGGGAGGGAGCGCCGCCGCGAGAAGTCGACCGCGGCGGCGCTTTCATCCGGGCAACCTTTGCCTTGCGCAATTTCCCTGTTGTCGGCGCGGGGTACGCTCAGGTCATCACCCCGCGCTGGTCTCCGGATGGCCAGCGTATTGCCTTTCTCAAGCGTATCTCGGACCAGACCCAGGTCTGGACCGTGAACGTGGCTGGCAACGCTCCGGCGAGGCAAGCAACGGCTCTGCCCGACGATGTCGAGGACTTTCGCTGGAGCACAGACGGGAAGGCACTCGTTGCGCAAACGCGGCCATCATTGCGTGAAACGAACGCGCGGATTGGAGCTGAGGCGCGGACGGGTTTTGTGTTCGACGATCGCTTCTCGCCGCAGTTTGCGGATCGTCCCTTGCCCACAGGGCCGATGGTCATGTCGTATACCGCGGTAGACGATGCTGGTTTTGTGCGCCCTGCCACTGATGCCGAAATCGGTGCCTTCGGGAACCAGCGCGCCACTCCGGGCGACGAAATCCCGGTCGGGGCGCGGGGTTTTACAAAGAGAGGGGATGGCGGCGCCGCCTGGATAGAGAGCAAGGCCCCCGGTCGACTGATCGCGCCGACCCGCCTTGTCCTGCGACTGCCAGGCGGTGCAACCCGGCTTTGTGACACGGCGCTCTGCGACGGCGCGCGGCACCTGTGGTGGGCAGCCAATACTGGGGACCTCTACGTGCTGCAGAAGACCGGATGGGGGCAGAGCCAGACAGGCTTGCTGCGTTGGAACGTGTCCTGGCCTCGCCCAAAACGTGTTTTCGTGACCGAAGATGCTTTGATCGGCTGCACGATGTCTGGACCCGAGCTTGTCTGCGCGCGCGAGGGTGCCGCGCGACCCCGCCGCCTCGTCGCGATTGATCCTGCGACGGGTCGGGAGCGCCTGATCCACGATCCGAACCGCGACTGGTCAAGGTTCACACTCGGCGCGGTCCAGCGGTTACGGTTTCGCAATACCTTTGGTGTGGAAAGTTTTGCCGACCTCGTGCTCCCGCCGGATCACGGGCGAGGGCAGAAGCACCCCTCGTTGTCGTCCAGTACGGCAGCGACGGATTCCTTCGCGGCGGCACCGGTGATGAGGTCCCTGTCCAGGTGCTCGCCGCGAAGGGATTTGCGGTGCTGA
- a CDS encoding lasso peptide biosynthesis B2 protein — MHTVLSELRSVLCSRHARRPFGAEHAALVKAFEDAGLVRSAVDRCLPRSIALARLMAKSDCACQVIIGVKLRPFAAHCWVQAGHLLLNESVEEAARYKPILIL, encoded by the coding sequence TTGCACACGGTTCTGTCAGAGTTGCGTTCAGTGCTGTGCTCGCGGCACGCGCGCAGACCTTTCGGTGCGGAACACGCCGCACTGGTGAAGGCCTTCGAGGACGCTGGGCTTGTTCGAAGCGCAGTCGACCGATGCTTGCCCCGCTCGATCGCGCTTGCGCGCTTGATGGCGAAATCGGACTGCGCTTGTCAGGTCATCATTGGCGTCAAGCTCAGGCCCTTTGCCGCCCATTGCTGGGTGCAGGCTGGTCACCTCCTACTTAACGAAAGCGTGGAAGAGGCGGCACGCTACAAACCGATCCTGATCCTGTGA
- a CDS encoding lytic transglycosylase domain-containing protein has translation MFRYLALGLVTLGFAPSAHAQSVELMVFAPATSANVDDLRKSKSASGSSSPVDAALRFFLRTTADPRTIPAQYQLAYLSCPSTPYVPAPWLAAKVERRRRMHYADIVRAACELGISPSLLEAVVAQESGYRTLAISRAGAKGLTQLMPGTADAMGVARPFDPMSNLRGGARYLRDQLTRFRRIDLALAAYNAGPERRALSEGRIPNISETKAYIRSVLNNWERIAKHARHGEILQRQTRMAGGPSTGRTAVLATFK, from the coding sequence ATGTTTCGGTATCTGGCACTTGGTCTGGTGACTCTCGGATTTGCCCCGTCAGCGCATGCGCAATCTGTCGAGCTGATGGTTTTTGCGCCAGCAACATCTGCTAATGTTGACGACCTGCGCAAATCAAAGTCGGCTTCGGGGTCCAGCAGTCCTGTTGACGCGGCACTACGCTTCTTTCTCCGCACCACAGCCGATCCGCGGACGATACCAGCGCAGTATCAACTTGCCTATTTGTCCTGTCCTTCCACGCCATATGTTCCGGCACCTTGGCTCGCTGCCAAGGTCGAACGACGACGGCGGATGCATTACGCCGATATCGTGAGAGCGGCATGCGAACTCGGTATTTCGCCAAGTCTGTTAGAAGCGGTGGTCGCCCAGGAGTCGGGTTACAGGACACTGGCCATCAGCAGGGCAGGCGCCAAAGGGCTGACCCAACTCATGCCCGGAACAGCCGATGCGATGGGGGTTGCAAGGCCATTTGATCCGATGAGCAATTTGCGCGGCGGAGCCCGTTATCTGCGCGATCAGCTGACCCGGTTCCGCAGAATTGATCTTGCACTGGCAGCGTACAATGCAGGTCCAGAGCGTCGGGCGCTCAGTGAAGGCCGCATTCCAAACATCAGCGAAACGAAGGCATACATTCGATCCGTTCTGAACAATTGGGAGAGGATCGCCAAGCACGCTCGTCACGGCGAAATCTTACAGCGACAAACCCGGATGGCGGGCGGTCCATCAACCGGGAGGACGGCTGTCTTGGCAACATTTAAATAG
- a CDS encoding FecR domain-containing protein has protein sequence MRGPDPDRHRAKFEKWRDASELNRAAFEQVAATFEGAEVLKTSADQRHRPLPRDRRDTRSWVPVALAASVAVTLVAGAAWGPLLSLQQQASGGRATTFATDHGSMRTVQLAQGASLALDSATEVRLENQDGDPVVTVVKGRAQLRFRGSTTEWLVRVGDSEMTSRNGIFDVSWRGEDAPSVQLYAGEARTRPVMQSAAYFVSGEPLPVGRAVRLARGRAEPLRPRYAADERDWPQGWVQYRSVPLSDLVHTVNGYAGKPIILSDPALGSLRISGRFRIVDPSAVALNLGRVFTLRITERPDGFYIDRP, from the coding sequence TTGCGGGGGCCTGATCCAGATCGACACCGTGCCAAATTCGAGAAATGGCGCGACGCAAGCGAATTGAACCGGGCGGCGTTTGAGCAGGTAGCTGCCACATTCGAAGGAGCGGAGGTTCTCAAGACGTCGGCCGACCAGCGGCATCGTCCGCTGCCGCGTGACCGTCGGGATACCCGCTCGTGGGTCCCGGTCGCACTTGCCGCAAGTGTCGCTGTCACCCTTGTCGCGGGGGCTGCCTGGGGACCTCTACTCAGTTTGCAACAGCAGGCCTCAGGTGGGCGTGCCACCACGTTCGCGACCGACCATGGCTCAATGCGCACGGTGCAACTAGCGCAGGGTGCAAGTCTCGCGCTGGATTCTGCGACTGAAGTGCGCCTCGAGAACCAGGACGGGGATCCGGTCGTCACCGTGGTCAAGGGACGTGCCCAGTTGCGGTTTCGCGGCAGCACCACTGAATGGTTGGTGCGTGTGGGCGACAGCGAGATGACCTCGCGAAACGGCATCTTCGACGTGAGCTGGCGCGGTGAAGATGCGCCGTCTGTGCAGCTCTATGCGGGAGAAGCCAGAACGCGGCCCGTCATGCAAAGTGCAGCCTACTTCGTCAGCGGCGAGCCGCTTCCTGTCGGCCGGGCAGTGCGGCTTGCGCGAGGCAGGGCCGAGCCGCTGCGGCCGCGCTATGCTGCGGATGAGCGAGACTGGCCGCAAGGGTGGGTGCAGTATCGCAGTGTCCCTTTGTCTGACCTGGTGCATACCGTAAACGGCTACGCCGGAAAGCCCATCATTCTTTCGGATCCTGCGCTTGGCAGCCTTCGCATTTCCGGCCGCTTCCGGATCGTAGATCCATCCGCGGTCGCCCTAAACCTGGGGCGCGTATTCACCCTGAGGATCACGGAACGCCCCGACGGATTCTATATCGATCGACCCTGA